From the Bacteroidia bacterium genome, the window CAAATTTCCGGATAATTTTTTCGTGTACAATTTCTTTCAATGCAGAAAAATCAATAACCATTCCTGCTTTGGGACTGCTGTTGTCAATGATGGGTGTACCCATTAAGGTTACTGACAATTTGTAGGTGTGACCGTGAATATTTTTACATGGACCGTCATAACCGAACAAGGCATGAGCCATGTCAAACACAAAAATTTTTGTTACCCGAACTGTTTCATTCATCATTAATGGCATTTAAAATACTCAAACGGCTGACTGCATTCATTGCAATACCACAGTGCCTTACAAGGTGTAGAGCCAAAACGATTCAGAATTTTGGTTTCTTTACTATTGCAACGAGGACAGGTAACCGGTTTCTGTGCTGCAAATATACTATCCATTCCGGTTTCATCTTCAGGGGGTGCTATGCCGTGAGCTTTCATTTTTTCAAGCCCTTCTTTGCTTATCCATGCTGTAGTCCATGCGGGAGATAGTACGGTTTTTATTTCTGATTGAAAACCTGCACCATTTAATACCTGTTTGATGTCTTCTGTAAAAACAGACATGGCCGGACAGCCCGAATAACTTGGCGTAATTGTAATAATAGCTTTTTCGTTTTTCCATTCAACATTGCGTACAATACCTAAATCAATAATGCTGATGACAGGAATATCCGGATCAGGAACGGTATGCAGCAAAGCCCAGATTAATGATTCTGTTGCATTGCTGCTTTCAGTATTTTTTACTGATGACATGACTGTTTATTCTACCATTTAGCATCAGGATAGGCTCTCTGCAAAAATTGCATTTCGCAAAGCATGATACCTAAATGCTCTGTATGAATACCATTGTAACCACCGGTAATGGTGTTGTTCGTTTCGGGAATGTTAATGTTCGCTGCGGCAAATATTTCATTTACATTTAACTGCCACTTCGCTAATAGCGTGTCCGTAGTAAAGCTAATGCCGTTATCAACTAAAGCAGTGTCGGTATCATTCATTACAAACATATCTTGTGTAAAACGCCATAAGTTTGTGACAGCCTGTTGCACACGCTTTTTGCTTTCATCAGTTCCATTACCAAATCTGATGAGCCATTCGCTGCTATGTCGCAAATGATATTTTACTTCTTTAATTGCTTTAGCGGCAAAGCCGGAAAGCGTTTCGTCATTGCTGTTCAGCAGGGATTCGTACAGTTGCTTTGCAAAGGCTGAGTACAGAAACACCTTCATCATAGTTTGGGCAAAGTCACCATTTTGCTGTTCCACCAACAAACAATTGTAGTATTCTCTTTCACTGCGTTTGAAGGCCAGTTCGTCAGCACTAAAATCATCTGCTGATAATGATGATGCATATTCATAAATCATTTCAGCCTGGCCAATCATATCCAATGCCATATTAGATAAAGCAATGTCTTCTTCCAGAAAAGGACCTCTGCTGCACCATTCAGCCAAACGCTGGCCATGTATCATGTTGCTGTCTGCCAATCGCAGGCAATAGTTATATAATGCTTCTTTTGTTTTCATTCTTACAGATTTTTTGTCCCTTGCGGCATTTTATAAAAGTTGGGTGTGCGATAAATTTTATCGTTTGCCGGATCAAAAAAATCAGCAGCATCATCAGCAGTAGTTGCAGCGATACTTTCAGTAGGAACTACCCAAATGCTGCGTCCTTCGCTTCTGCGTGTATATAAATCTCTTGCATTCTGAAGTG encodes:
- the paaD gene encoding 1,2-phenylacetyl-CoA epoxidase subunit PaaD, producing MSSVKNTESSNATESLIWALLHTVPDPDIPVISIIDLGIVRNVEWKNEKAIITITPSYSGCPAMSVFTEDIKQVLNGAGFQSEIKTVLSPAWTTAWISKEGLEKMKAHGIAPPEDETGMDSIFAAQKPVTCPRCNSKETKILNRFGSTPCKALWYCNECSQPFEYFKCH
- the paaC gene encoding 1,2-phenylacetyl-CoA epoxidase subunit PaaC produces the protein MKTKEALYNYCLRLADSNMIHGQRLAEWCSRGPFLEEDIALSNMALDMIGQAEMIYEYASSLSADDFSADELAFKRSEREYYNCLLVEQQNGDFAQTMMKVFLYSAFAKQLYESLLNSNDETLSGFAAKAIKEVKYHLRHSSEWLIRFGNGTDESKKRVQQAVTNLWRFTQDMFVMNDTDTALVDNGISFTTDTLLAKWQLNVNEIFAAANINIPETNNTITGGYNGIHTEHLGIMLCEMQFLQRAYPDAKW
- the paaB gene encoding 1,2-phenylacetyl-CoA epoxidase subunit PaaB gives rise to the protein MKNDNQFPQWEVFIQTKNGGPFEHQGSLHAADKKMALQNARDLYTRRSEGRSIWVVPTESIAATTADDAADFFDPANDKIYRTPNFYKMPQGTKNL